The following proteins are encoded in a genomic region of Mycobacterium kiyosense:
- a CDS encoding alpha/beta hydrolase: MSFRNGTVQSADGTMVEHRIVGDGGPPVVLVHGGIQAAQSFQRLAEMLSSRFTVYVPDRRGRRPDVPAGADYGLAREGEDLEALLRAVGARRVFGLSSGAIIALYTAIQYGEVDKLALYEPPLTIDGAEPAAWLPKFEAALTDSGPAAAVVAVLKGTGDRSPVQRLPTWLLTGVLRIALAVDARTSGPADISLRDLIPTMRLDGIATLQSVELVNPRIEELRAQVLLLGGEKSAIALHRGLDALMRRLPEARRVELKGIGHIAADNRGKPRQVAELLEEFWAD; this comes from the coding sequence ATGAGCTTTCGGAACGGCACCGTGCAATCAGCCGACGGAACGATGGTCGAACACCGCATAGTCGGTGACGGCGGTCCACCGGTGGTTCTGGTGCACGGCGGAATTCAGGCCGCGCAGAGTTTTCAGCGGCTCGCCGAGATGCTGAGCTCCCGCTTCACCGTGTACGTGCCGGACCGGCGCGGTCGAAGGCCGGACGTGCCGGCGGGCGCAGACTACGGGCTGGCACGCGAAGGTGAGGATCTGGAAGCGTTGTTGCGGGCGGTCGGAGCCCGCCGGGTATTCGGCTTGAGTTCGGGTGCAATCATCGCGCTCTACACGGCCATTCAGTACGGCGAGGTGGACAAGCTCGCGCTGTACGAGCCGCCATTGACCATCGATGGTGCCGAGCCTGCGGCCTGGCTGCCGAAATTCGAAGCGGCTTTGACTGATTCGGGCCCGGCGGCGGCGGTAGTCGCCGTGCTGAAAGGGACCGGCGACCGTTCACCGGTGCAGCGGCTGCCGACCTGGTTGCTCACCGGCGTGTTGCGGATTGCGCTCGCCGTCGATGCGAGAACCTCAGGGCCGGCAGATATTTCCCTTCGCGACCTGATACCCACGATGCGCTTGGATGGAATCGCGACGTTGCAGTCGGTGGAATTGGTGAACCCCCGAATCGAGGAATTGCGCGCGCAGGTGCTGCTGCTGGGCGGGGAGAAGAGCGCCATCGCGCTCCATCGCGGACTCGACGCGTTGATGCGGCGGCTGCCCGAGGCCAGGCGCGTCGAGCTCAAGGGGATCGGTCACATCGCGGCCGACAATCGCGGAAAACCCCGGCAGGTCGCGGAGCTGCTCGAAGAATTCTGGGCTGATTGA
- a CDS encoding hypothetical protein (frameshifted, insertion at around 133497) — protein sequence MPTRSEVVVAFVIAAPCVADYSCLEACPVGCIRPTPDEPEFDRAEQLYIDSRSCIDCAACVEACPVDAVFDAERIPDRWRHYVGVNRDYFGRGENG from the coding sequence TTGCCGACTCGGAGTGAGGTGGTCGTGGCGTTCGTCATAGCGGCACCCTGCGTCGCGGACTATTCGTGCCTGGAAGCCTGCCCGGTGGGATGCATTCGCCCCACTCCCGACGAACCAGAGTTCGATCGCGCCGAGCAGCTGTACATCGATTCCCGTTCGTGCATCGACTGTGCTGCGTGCGTTGAAGCATGCCCGGTCGACGCCGTGTTCGACGCCGAGCGGATCCCCGACCGGTGGCGGCATTACGTCGGCGTCAATCGGGACTACTTCGGTCGGGGCGAAAATGGTTGA
- the mce3A gene encoding MCE-family protein MCE3A: MNPLHREQRIPTRWWPLFLLLLVAVLALSTAAAFRGTFRSVVPVTLASDRSGLVLETGAKVKLRGVEVGRVSQISGGGQGGARIKLDIDSDQIRYIPANVEAKIAVTTVFGAKFVELVYPEHPSAQRLRGGAVLRSTNVTTEVNTVFENVVELLKMVDPVKLNAVLTAVADAVRGRGERIGRATTDLTEVLTALNARKDLFRADLRALQAGSDTYTAAAKNIVSILDAAATTSTTVVDHKADLDRLLLNTIGFTKDGTTLLATSKDNLIGVIDSLEPTTRLLEMYSPSYACTLQGAQWVIDNGKGIFGGNGRSFVVDVALLLGNDPYMYPDNLPTVAAKGGPGGRPGCGSLPDATKNFPVRQLITNTGWGTGLDIRPNPGIGRPCWANYFPVTRGIPEPPSIRQCLPGPAPGPEPYPGAPPYGAALYGPGGVPLWPGVPPADAAAAPGSGGAS, translated from the coding sequence ATGAACCCCCTGCACAGAGAGCAACGCATCCCCACCCGTTGGTGGCCGTTGTTCCTGCTGCTCCTGGTCGCGGTCCTGGCCTTGTCGACTGCGGCAGCATTTCGCGGCACGTTCCGCTCGGTGGTGCCGGTGACCCTCGCTTCTGACCGCTCGGGATTGGTGCTGGAGACGGGCGCGAAGGTGAAACTGCGTGGCGTCGAGGTTGGCCGGGTCAGCCAGATCAGCGGGGGTGGGCAGGGTGGTGCTCGGATAAAGCTGGATATCGACTCGGATCAGATCCGTTACATCCCAGCGAATGTCGAGGCCAAGATCGCGGTCACCACCGTATTCGGCGCCAAATTCGTCGAGCTCGTCTATCCGGAACACCCCAGCGCACAACGGTTGCGGGGCGGCGCTGTGCTGCGGTCCACCAACGTCACGACGGAAGTCAACACCGTTTTCGAGAACGTCGTCGAACTGCTCAAAATGGTGGACCCGGTCAAGCTCAACGCAGTTCTGACCGCCGTGGCCGACGCGGTGCGCGGCAGAGGTGAACGGATCGGCCGGGCCACCACGGACCTCACCGAGGTGCTCACCGCGCTCAATGCCCGAAAGGACCTGTTCCGGGCCGACCTCAGGGCCTTGCAGGCCGGCAGCGACACCTACACCGCTGCGGCGAAGAACATCGTCTCCATCCTCGATGCGGCTGCCACCACCAGCACCACCGTGGTGGACCACAAAGCGGACCTGGACCGGTTGCTGCTCAACACCATTGGCTTCACGAAGGACGGCACCACCCTGTTGGCCACCAGTAAGGACAACCTGATCGGCGTGATCGACAGCCTCGAGCCGACCACGCGACTGCTCGAGATGTACAGCCCCAGCTACGCGTGCACACTGCAGGGCGCGCAATGGGTCATCGACAACGGCAAGGGCATTTTCGGTGGGAACGGGCGAAGCTTCGTCGTCGACGTCGCTCTGCTGCTGGGCAACGACCCGTACATGTATCCCGACAACTTGCCGACCGTCGCCGCCAAGGGCGGACCCGGCGGAAGGCCAGGATGCGGATCCCTGCCCGACGCAACCAAGAACTTCCCGGTGCGCCAATTGATCACCAATACCGGGTGGGGCACCGGGCTCGACATCCGCCCGAATCCGGGCATCGGACGACCCTGCTGGGCCAATTACTTTCCCGTCACCCGGGGCATACCGGAGCCGCCGAGCATCCGTCAGTGTCTCCCAGGACCGGCGCCGGGGCCCGAACCCTATCCGGGAGCCCCGCCCTACGGGGCTGCGCTGTACGGGCCCGGAGGCGTTCCGTTGTGGCCCGGAGTTCCGCCCGCGGATGCCGCCGCGGCCCCCGGATCGGGCGGTGCGTCGTGA
- the yrbE3B gene encoding integral membrane protein — protein sequence MARAADKLVGEWDRVGDQTRFYVLTLARIPDAVLHYRPELLRLIAQMGLGSGALAAVGGTVVIVGFMTMTTGAVVAAQGYTQFQSVGVEAFTGFASAFFIPRLIVPGTAQVTLTATVGAGATAQMGAMKINEEIDALEVIGIRSVTYLAATRVVAGTVVVIPLYAVALMTGFLAARFGTTAIYGQAVGVYDHYFNTFLNTTDLVWSFLQTILMIVVVMLVCTYYGYTAGGGPAGVGEAVGRAVRASMVVGAIVLVAVTLAVYGQSGNFHLAG from the coding sequence GTGGCGCGGGCGGCGGACAAACTCGTCGGTGAGTGGGACCGCGTCGGTGACCAAACTCGCTTCTACGTCCTCACACTCGCCCGCATCCCGGACGCGGTTCTGCACTATCGGCCGGAGTTGTTGCGTTTGATTGCCCAAATGGGTTTGGGGTCAGGGGCTCTCGCGGCAGTCGGTGGGACGGTCGTCATCGTCGGATTCATGACGATGACCACCGGTGCGGTGGTGGCCGCGCAGGGCTACACGCAGTTCCAATCGGTGGGAGTCGAGGCCTTCACCGGTTTCGCCTCGGCCTTCTTCATCCCCCGGCTGATCGTGCCCGGTACGGCCCAGGTGACGCTGACCGCCACCGTCGGCGCCGGTGCCACCGCCCAGATGGGTGCCATGAAGATCAACGAGGAAATCGACGCGCTGGAGGTCATCGGAATCCGCAGTGTCACATATCTGGCCGCAACTCGGGTGGTCGCCGGAACCGTCGTGGTGATCCCGCTGTATGCCGTGGCGCTGATGACGGGCTTCCTGGCCGCGCGGTTCGGCACCACGGCCATCTACGGACAGGCGGTGGGCGTGTACGACCATTACTTCAACACGTTCCTCAACACCACCGACCTGGTGTGGTCCTTCCTGCAGACCATCCTGATGATCGTCGTCGTGATGCTGGTGTGCACCTACTACGGCTACACCGCCGGGGGCGGTCCCGCCGGGGTGGGGGAGGCCGTCGGTCGCGCGGTACGTGCCTCGATGGTCGTCGGCGCCATTGTGTTGGTGGCCGTCACCCTTGCCGTGTACGGGCAGTCTGGCAACTTCCATCTGGCGGGATGA
- a CDS encoding amidohydrolase, translating to MARPAVFPLEELAAFGSLFNDDRDAATRLGGHRLAHMDAVGIDVQVVSHGNGSPSTLAAPESVDLCREVNDDLAQQISEHPDRFRGFATLPLYDPAAAAEELRRCVGDLGFVGTLIAGTFEGLFLDDARFDPILAAAEALDLPIYVHPGLPHPQVSRPYYFGDWTAATGVMFSGPAFGWHAEAGIHVVRLILSGALDRHPGLKLLSGHWGEVMAFWLERLDETFALVRPGHDRNVSDYYREQIWVTPSGMFSQHQLDHVVAALGAERIVYSEDFPYVKRDNVTEFLVESRLSEQQQHDIAHRNVEALLRL from the coding sequence GTGGCCCGCCCAGCGGTCTTCCCCCTGGAGGAGCTCGCCGCGTTCGGTTCTCTATTCAACGACGACCGCGACGCCGCTACCCGTCTGGGTGGGCATCGGTTGGCGCATATGGATGCCGTGGGCATCGATGTACAGGTCGTCTCGCACGGCAACGGCAGTCCCAGCACTTTGGCCGCGCCCGAGTCGGTTGATCTGTGCCGCGAGGTGAACGATGACCTGGCACAACAAATTTCCGAACACCCCGACCGGTTCCGTGGCTTCGCCACCCTGCCACTCTACGACCCCGCCGCAGCAGCCGAGGAACTACGCCGCTGCGTCGGCGACCTCGGGTTCGTCGGAACGTTGATCGCCGGAACATTCGAGGGACTCTTCCTCGACGACGCGCGCTTCGATCCGATCCTCGCGGCGGCCGAGGCACTGGACCTGCCGATCTACGTCCACCCCGGGCTGCCGCACCCGCAGGTATCGCGGCCCTACTACTTCGGCGACTGGACCGCCGCCACCGGGGTGATGTTCTCCGGGCCCGCGTTCGGGTGGCACGCCGAAGCCGGCATCCACGTCGTGCGACTCATTCTGTCCGGCGCATTAGACCGTCATCCGGGCTTGAAGCTGCTCAGTGGCCACTGGGGGGAGGTGATGGCATTTTGGCTCGAGCGGCTCGACGAGACCTTCGCACTGGTGCGCCCGGGCCATGACCGCAACGTCAGCGATTACTACCGAGAGCAGATCTGGGTCACCCCGTCGGGAATGTTCAGTCAGCATCAGCTTGACCATGTGGTCGCCGCACTGGGCGCCGAGCGGATCGTCTACTCCGAGGACTTCCCCTACGTCAAGCGTGACAATGTCACCGAATTCCTGGTGGAGTCCCGGCTTTCCGAGCAGCAACAGCACGACATCGCGCACCGCAACGTCGAAGCGTTGTTGCGGCTCTGA
- the mce3B_1 gene encoding Mce family protein Mce3B, with protein MTKNLTGTVWRLGIFMMVCALALAATVVVFAQLRFGARAQTYTAQFTNVSGLRAGDMVRVAGVEVGKVKAIAVNRDATVRVEFSADRAATLTEGTRAEVRYDDLIGGRYLALVPGSGNPKVLRPGQTIPLDRTQPALDLDSVTGGFRPLFRALSPQQINDLSGQLLQAFQGQGPAIGSFLSEAAAVTNTLADRDVLIGQVVNNLNAVLGSLGRQSGQLDRAVTNLADLVHALAERKSDIVNAVAYTNAATGSVAELLHQIRPPTRQVLRETDRVAANVLRDHEYFDQILNTLPDSYRMLNRQGIYGDYFSFYFCDVVLKLNGKGGQPVYVKVAGQSSGRCTPR; from the coding sequence GTGACCAAGAATCTCACCGGAACCGTCTGGCGCCTGGGGATTTTCATGATGGTCTGTGCACTGGCCCTGGCCGCGACGGTGGTGGTGTTCGCGCAGCTCCGGTTCGGCGCACGCGCGCAAACGTACACAGCCCAGTTCACCAATGTGTCCGGGCTGCGGGCCGGCGACATGGTCCGGGTGGCCGGCGTCGAGGTCGGCAAGGTCAAGGCGATCGCCGTCAATCGCGACGCCACAGTTCGCGTCGAGTTCAGTGCCGACCGGGCCGCGACGCTGACGGAGGGCACTCGCGCCGAAGTCCGTTATGACGACCTCATCGGCGGACGCTACCTGGCGCTGGTGCCAGGCTCAGGCAACCCGAAAGTGCTCCGGCCCGGCCAAACGATCCCCCTGGACCGCACTCAGCCGGCGCTGGACCTCGATTCGGTGACCGGTGGTTTCCGGCCACTCTTCCGCGCGCTGAGTCCGCAGCAGATCAACGACCTCAGCGGCCAACTGCTGCAGGCCTTTCAAGGCCAGGGCCCCGCTATCGGCTCCTTCCTCAGTGAAGCCGCCGCGGTCACCAACACCCTGGCCGATCGAGACGTGTTGATCGGCCAGGTGGTCAACAACCTCAACGCGGTCCTTGGTTCGCTGGGCCGGCAAAGTGGACAACTGGACCGGGCCGTGACCAACCTGGCGGACCTCGTCCATGCCCTCGCGGAACGCAAGTCGGACATCGTCAACGCCGTCGCCTACACCAACGCAGCCACCGGATCGGTTGCCGAACTGCTGCACCAGATCCGGCCGCCGACCCGACAGGTGCTACGCGAAACCGACCGCGTCGCAGCTAATGTGCTGCGCGACCACGAGTATTTCGATCAAATACTCAACACGCTGCCGGACAGCTACCGGATGCTCAACCGCCAAGGTATCTACGGCGACTATTTCAGCTTCTACTTCTGCGACGTCGTGCTCAAGCTGAACGGCAAAGGCGGCCAACCGGTCTACGTCAAGGTCGCGGGACAGAGCAGCGGGCGGTGCACACCAAGATGA
- a CDS encoding ABC transporter permease, protein MLLSVAPVAKPVRALGGFFGMTLDVFVELFTSPLAWREYLFQSWFVARVSVLPAVLMIIPYALINTFIFNILLSEFGAADFSGAGAAFFNVNQIGPLVTVLVTAGASATAMCADLGARTIREELDAQRVMGIDPIQSLVIPRVLAATTVSVALMGLVVLVGMVASFLFCVFALHVSAGVFVAGMTVVTGLGDVVVSVVKAFLFGLGSGLIACYKGISVGGGPAGVGNAVNETVVFSFMVLFTINIIVTAVGVQFTLR, encoded by the coding sequence ATGCTGTTGAGCGTCGCTCCGGTCGCCAAGCCGGTCCGCGCACTGGGCGGATTCTTCGGCATGACGCTGGATGTCTTCGTGGAACTGTTCACCTCGCCACTGGCGTGGCGAGAATACCTTTTTCAGTCGTGGTTCGTGGCGCGAGTATCGGTGTTGCCGGCCGTCCTGATGATCATTCCCTACGCACTGATCAACACCTTCATCTTCAACATCTTGCTGAGCGAGTTCGGTGCCGCCGACTTCTCCGGAGCCGGTGCGGCATTCTTCAACGTGAATCAGATCGGACCGCTGGTAACGGTATTGGTGACTGCCGGCGCCAGCGCCACCGCGATGTGTGCCGACCTCGGCGCCCGCACCATCCGGGAAGAACTCGATGCGCAGCGGGTCATGGGTATCGACCCCATTCAGTCCCTGGTGATTCCGCGGGTGCTGGCCGCGACGACGGTGTCCGTGGCGCTGATGGGACTTGTGGTGCTCGTCGGAATGGTGGCCTCGTTCCTGTTCTGCGTGTTCGCGCTACACGTGTCAGCCGGCGTCTTCGTCGCGGGCATGACGGTGGTGACCGGACTCGGCGACGTAGTGGTCTCCGTCGTCAAGGCATTTCTGTTCGGCCTCGGCTCGGGCCTGATCGCTTGCTACAAGGGAATTTCAGTCGGTGGCGGCCCGGCCGGCGTCGGTAATGCGGTCAACGAAACCGTGGTGTTCTCCTTCATGGTGCTGTTCACCATCAACATCATCGTCACTGCGGTCGGCGTCCAATTCACGTTGCGATGA
- the mce3D_1 gene encoding Mce family protein Mce3D: MTERIRGARPMLVTVLVGLLIAGVVLVIDIGDHTAKTIVVGYFDNSTGLFVGDDVRIRGVPVGKVDKIEPEPLRTKITFWFDRKYKVPADAHAVILSPQLVTGRAIQLTPPYAGGPVMRSTTVIPQDRTAVPVEWDAIRSQLERLTDMLQPTEPGGVSTLGALINTAADNLRGQGPAIRETVIKLSQTVSALGDHSKDIFGSIKNLSTLVTALQDSGHLLRQLNVNLAQVLGALADDPTAVGQAVHDLAAVVDDVQSFVAENREPIGVATERLTSISNAVTASLEDLKQTLHSIPTVMADFNNIYEPANGSLTGELMINNFANPIQFLCGAIQAASRLGAEQASKLCVQYLAPIVKNRQYNFPPLGEDLLVGAQARPNEVTYSEDWMRPDFVSPEPISPPSNSHAPATAGLPAEAPPAPPTFTDPAAGLAGLMAPPRGGS, from the coding sequence GTGACAGAACGAATCCGCGGCGCGCGGCCCATGTTGGTGACGGTACTGGTCGGTCTGTTGATCGCCGGGGTGGTGCTGGTGATCGACATCGGCGACCACACCGCGAAGACGATCGTGGTCGGATACTTCGACAACAGCACCGGCCTGTTCGTCGGTGACGACGTCCGCATTCGAGGGGTCCCGGTCGGGAAGGTGGACAAGATCGAACCAGAACCACTGCGCACCAAGATCACCTTCTGGTTCGACCGTAAGTACAAGGTCCCGGCCGACGCCCACGCGGTGATCTTGTCTCCGCAGCTGGTGACCGGCCGCGCCATCCAGCTCACCCCGCCCTACGCAGGCGGGCCGGTGATGCGCAGTACGACGGTCATCCCCCAGGACCGCACCGCGGTACCGGTGGAGTGGGACGCCATTCGCTCGCAGTTGGAGCGCTTGACCGACATGCTGCAACCCACCGAGCCCGGGGGAGTCAGCACGCTCGGTGCGTTGATCAACACCGCGGCCGACAACCTGCGCGGTCAGGGACCCGCCATCCGGGAGACGGTCATCAAGTTGTCGCAGACGGTGTCCGCGCTGGGCGATCACAGCAAGGACATCTTCGGCAGCATCAAGAATCTCTCGACGCTGGTCACCGCACTTCAGGACAGCGGGCATCTGCTGCGCCAGCTCAATGTCAACCTGGCACAGGTATTGGGCGCGTTGGCCGATGACCCGACCGCAGTAGGACAGGCTGTGCATGATCTGGCCGCGGTGGTAGACGATGTACAGAGCTTCGTCGCAGAAAACCGGGAACCGATCGGCGTTGCCACAGAAAGGCTTACGTCGATCTCCAACGCCGTAACGGCCAGCCTCGAAGATCTCAAGCAGACGCTGCACAGCATCCCCACCGTGATGGCCGATTTCAACAACATCTACGAACCTGCCAACGGATCGCTCACCGGTGAACTGATGATCAACAACTTCGCGAATCCGATCCAGTTCCTCTGCGGCGCAATCCAGGCGGCCTCCCGGCTGGGGGCCGAACAGGCCTCGAAGCTGTGTGTGCAATATCTGGCGCCCATCGTGAAGAACCGGCAGTACAACTTCCCGCCCCTGGGTGAGGACCTACTGGTCGGAGCGCAGGCGCGGCCTAACGAGGTGACCTACAGCGAGGACTGGATGCGACCGGATTTCGTTTCACCAGAACCGATTTCGCCTCCGTCGAATTCGCACGCGC
- a CDS encoding aldehyde dehydrogenase, with amino-acid sequence MAADVRHYAMFINGKHVDSDDVDDICDPATEEVAATIARGTPEHVDAAVQAAREAFESGSWSRMSPTDRSAVLAKIADRLGEELDDLVALEIHANGATVRQATGFHIGYAASHLLYFAELAANYQWERQVPTQAYPTLSTNVIRREPLGVCAAIVPWNFPLLLGIWKIGPALAAGNSVVVKPDEKTPLTLLRLCEIAQECGVPDGVLNLVTGPGPTVGARLAEHPDVDKVAFTGSTAVGREIMRLAAGTVKKVSLELGGKGAQILLEDADLDVAIDGALFGCMLYSGQICESGTRLLVPDDMYDLVVDRLVDRASSLKLGDTTDFDTDVGPVISARQRDRVLGFLDSARRDGAKVVLGGGVPDGDRFRKGYWIEPTIVSEVRNDMEIAREEIFGPVLCVLRYTDEDDAIRQANDSQYGLSAGVWSTDYERAVEIAGRLRAGTIWINNWHQIDPALPFGGYKQSGLGRELGEQSLDEYTETKHVHLDLTQKVERHIFDALLSEPLRK; translated from the coding sequence GTGGCAGCCGACGTCAGGCACTACGCAATGTTCATCAACGGAAAACACGTCGACTCCGACGATGTCGACGACATCTGCGACCCTGCGACCGAGGAAGTCGCCGCGACAATCGCCCGTGGGACTCCCGAGCATGTGGATGCGGCCGTACAAGCGGCACGCGAGGCCTTCGAGTCGGGCTCCTGGTCGCGTATGTCGCCGACCGACCGCTCGGCCGTGCTGGCGAAGATCGCAGATCGGCTCGGCGAGGAACTCGACGACCTCGTCGCATTGGAAATCCACGCCAACGGCGCAACCGTACGGCAGGCGACCGGCTTCCACATCGGCTACGCCGCGTCCCACCTGCTGTACTTCGCCGAGCTGGCCGCTAACTATCAGTGGGAACGCCAGGTGCCGACCCAGGCCTACCCGACTTTGTCGACGAACGTGATACGCCGCGAACCACTCGGCGTCTGCGCCGCAATCGTGCCGTGGAACTTCCCTCTGCTGCTCGGTATCTGGAAGATCGGACCCGCGCTTGCCGCCGGCAACTCGGTGGTAGTCAAACCGGATGAGAAGACGCCGCTGACATTGCTGCGCCTTTGCGAGATCGCACAGGAATGCGGTGTTCCCGACGGCGTACTCAATCTGGTCACAGGTCCCGGGCCGACGGTCGGTGCCCGGCTGGCCGAGCACCCCGATGTCGACAAGGTGGCGTTCACCGGGTCCACCGCTGTCGGCCGCGAGATCATGCGACTCGCCGCGGGAACGGTCAAGAAAGTCTCCCTCGAACTGGGTGGCAAGGGCGCCCAAATCTTGTTGGAAGACGCCGATCTGGATGTCGCGATCGACGGTGCATTGTTCGGCTGCATGCTTTATTCCGGCCAGATCTGTGAGTCTGGGACGCGGCTGCTGGTACCGGACGACATGTACGACCTCGTGGTGGACCGGCTGGTCGACCGGGCCTCGTCGTTGAAGCTGGGCGACACGACCGACTTCGACACCGATGTGGGACCGGTCATTTCGGCCAGGCAGCGCGACCGGGTGCTCGGATTCCTCGACAGCGCGCGACGTGACGGTGCGAAAGTTGTTCTAGGAGGCGGTGTCCCCGACGGGGACCGCTTCCGCAAAGGCTACTGGATCGAACCCACCATCGTCAGCGAAGTGCGCAACGACATGGAGATAGCTCGCGAAGAGATCTTCGGTCCGGTGCTGTGCGTGTTGCGCTACACCGACGAAGACGACGCGATCCGCCAGGCCAACGACTCCCAGTACGGGTTGAGCGCCGGAGTGTGGAGCACCGACTACGAGCGTGCCGTCGAGATCGCCGGACGCCTTCGCGCAGGAACGATCTGGATCAACAACTGGCATCAGATAGATCCCGCACTACCGTTCGGGGGTTACAAGCAGAGCGGACTGGGTCGCGAACTCGGTGAGCAGTCGCTGGATGAATACACCGAAACCAAGCACGTGCACCTAGATCTCACGCAGAAAGTCGAACGCCACATTTTCGACGCATTGCTGTCCGAGCCGCTTCGGAAGTAA
- the mce3C gene encoding Mce family protein Mce3C, with the protein MHTKMRMKKPFSQRNPLVLGALGMLVVVAITAAALGNQMLPVVKQSNDYAAYFVDAGGLFEGAIVQISGFPVGKVSSITLRDNGVLVGFDVPKDIHMGDRSEAAIRTKGLLGTKELDVTPRGDGELTEPIPMQRTTSPYQLPEALGDLATTISGLNTNQLSDSLATLAQTFSDTPPQLREAVQGVARFAGTLNNRDKQLRNLLENAAKATGVLARRTDRIVSLVRDTNALLAQLRTQSAALDQLAGHISTLATQLKAFIAENRQQLKPALDKLNGVLTIVDNRKDRIKEAIKGLSTYSMSLGETISSGPFFKAYVVNLLPGQFVQPFVDAAFSDLGLDPATLAPSRQSDPQTGQPATPPLPVPYPRTGQGGEPRRTLPDAITGNPGDQGCGPPGLALPGPTGCYPYVEPLPAPPPGGPPPGPPGPAPTQAAAPTGAQP; encoded by the coding sequence GTGCACACCAAGATGAGGATGAAAAAGCCTTTCTCGCAACGAAACCCGTTGGTGCTCGGCGCCCTCGGCATGCTAGTGGTCGTTGCGATCACCGCCGCCGCGTTGGGCAACCAGATGCTGCCGGTAGTCAAGCAGAGCAACGACTACGCGGCGTATTTCGTTGACGCAGGAGGATTGTTCGAAGGCGCGATCGTGCAGATCTCAGGCTTTCCGGTAGGGAAGGTCTCCTCGATCACGCTGCGGGACAACGGTGTTCTCGTCGGCTTCGATGTACCCAAAGACATCCACATGGGTGACCGAAGCGAGGCTGCGATTCGGACCAAGGGACTGCTGGGCACCAAGGAACTCGATGTCACACCACGCGGCGACGGCGAGCTCACCGAGCCGATTCCCATGCAAAGGACGACCTCGCCGTACCAGTTGCCCGAGGCGCTCGGCGACCTCGCCACCACGATCAGCGGCCTGAATACCAACCAGTTGTCCGACTCGCTGGCCACCCTGGCCCAGACGTTCTCCGACACACCACCGCAGCTGCGGGAGGCCGTACAGGGTGTCGCGCGGTTCGCCGGAACCCTGAACAACCGCGACAAGCAACTACGCAACCTGCTGGAGAACGCCGCCAAAGCCACCGGTGTGCTGGCCAGACGAACGGACCGGATTGTCAGCCTTGTCCGCGACACCAATGCGCTGCTCGCCCAGTTGCGTACGCAAAGCGCCGCGCTGGATCAGCTGGCCGGCCACATCTCCACGCTGGCAACGCAATTGAAGGCGTTCATCGCCGAGAACCGCCAGCAGTTAAAACCAGCGCTGGACAAGCTCAACGGTGTCCTGACCATCGTCGACAATCGCAAGGATCGAATCAAGGAAGCGATCAAGGGGCTGAGTACCTACTCCATGTCGCTGGGTGAAACGATCTCCTCGGGGCCGTTCTTCAAGGCCTACGTCGTGAACTTGCTGCCCGGCCAATTCGTCCAGCCCTTCGTCGACGCCGCATTCTCCGATCTGGGACTGGACCCAGCGACGTTGGCGCCATCTCGGCAGAGCGATCCACAGACCGGTCAGCCTGCCACACCGCCCCTGCCGGTGCCCTACCCGCGCACCGGCCAGGGAGGTGAGCCGCGCCGCACCCTGCCCGACGCCATCACCGGCAACCCCGGCGATCAGGGCTGCGGGCCGCCCGGATTGGCATTGCCCGGCCCCACCGGGTGTTACCCCTACGTCGAGCCGCTGCCGGCGCCGCCGCCGGGCGGGCCGCCTCCGGGGCCGCCCGGCCCGGCCCCGACCCAAGCCGCTGCACCTACCGGAGCCCAACCGTGA